Genomic DNA from Lysobacterales bacterium:
GCGTAGACGTCGCAGCAGATTTGCTCATCCTTTGCTCAGATTTGCCTACTAGGCGTCCTTGATCCCGAACTTCAAACTGAAAGGTGTCTGTCGCCAACCGTGTCGACGAACATCGACAGGAGAATGAAGTTCATTGTTTTCTACCAACAATTCTTCTTCGCGCCCCGCGCCTTCTTGCGGCCTGCTCATCATTGTCTTCAAAGAGCGAGAAAATTAGACATAGCAGCACGAAAATTGCAGACAACATCAAGACATCCAACATCCTCTCAATAATGGAAATGAAGTGTCTTGCCTTTTCGCACAGTTGCTGTGCTGATTCTCCTGGGCATGGGTTGTAGTCTAGCGAGAACCATGCCGCAGCAGCGCTGAGTGCCAATAAGAACAGCAAGAGGAGAAATAGCTTTGTGGTCTGGGTAAGGGGTTTCGTGAGCCATTTCATGGGTCTAGTCCTGGGCATGCGCCGTCAGCTACATTCAACAGTGCGTATCTGTTCCAAGGCGCACCGGCTGCCGGGCTGGCCAACAGGCAGGCAGGCCGATTGCCAATTCGGACGTTGGTTGGCTCGTGGAACGGAATGGATGGCAATCGCAGATGTTGTCCGCTGTGGATGCGCAAGGTGGAGTTTGTCAACTCGCGTCGTCCAATTTGATGTACGACTATTGATGCATCGAAACCCGGAATAGCCATTGGCTCTCCACGCCTGATCGAAAACACAAAAGGCGCTCGGGACAAGTTCTTGTTCTGGCTAAGGTCGTTAGCTACCGTTTCTATGCGAAGGCCAACTTCCGCAATAGCGTGAGTGCTTGCGTCTTGATCGGACCGAATAAGTGCAAGATCATGAGCCACGTCTGTAATGGTCGCCGGCAGTGCAGAGTACATTCTGGCAGCCTCTGAGATGCTCCTCATGGAGTCCCTGGCCGTGTTGAGGGCAGGACCAATCTCTTGCATGGCTAAAGCCTCGACCTTCGAGTTGAATAGATCAATGTTGGCCTCGGCGTCACGAATAACGACTGACAATTCTCCTTCTCTTTCCCTAAGGATTTCAAATTGAGCCATATTTTGGGAGAGGCCTTCATTGCTTTTGTCAATCTGCTGCCTAAGGCGGTCGCTCAATTCAACCAAGTCGGACCTTTCATTGCGAAACTTTGCCAACTGATCGTATATGTTGACTCCAATAAGGCCGACCACGGCAGTTGCTGCTGCAAGTGAAATCTTGACGGTTCGAACTAGCTTGGAAGTGGCTTCGGAAACAACGCGGTACTCGAACGCCTCGATTTTCCGTTCAAGCTCCATTCCAACCTGATCTAACTCGATCCTTGTCGCCTCCACCTTGGACTCAAGACCTAAGAGCAGATCGTTCAGTTTGCGGACTCGCAGGTCCTCAGTGTTGGGCTCGGTAGTCACGTTCTGTTCCCGGCGATTAGTTTGTCTTGAGGAGTGGAGTGATTTGAGAGCAGTGCGGCATGGGGTTGCTCGCCTAATGCCTTATCGAAGTCCGTTTCGAAGCGCAATTGGGCAGGAGTGCGCCGGCAAAGCCGCTTAGCTGGTGGCTAGCATCGCTACGAGATTCGGAATGCCTGATCCTTGCACATTGGCTTCCCGACCAAGAGATGTGCAGGCTCTCAGAAGAACATTCTTGGTTAGGTCGGGTTCCCCCTTGAATTCGGGTCGTGCGGACAGGAACGCTGCCAGCAGCCCGGAAACATGCGGCGCTGCCATGCTGGTGCCGCTCATCTCTACGTAGAGATCTTCCGCATGCTTTTGGGTTGGCCCACTTGCAGGCCAGTGATGGCGCGCGGATAGAATTTTTTCCCCAGGCGCCACGAGGTCCGGCTTGTTCCGACCATCCGCAGTCGGCCCCCGCGAACTGAAATAGCTGACCCCATAGGTGTGCGGGTTCTTCCGGTGCACCGATCCGACGGCGATCGCCTCTTCCAGGTTGGCGGGGTCGCCGATGGAGATGTCCATGTTGGACGGCCAGCTTGAGCCGCCGCTGGTGCGCAGCACCGTGTAGCCCTCGTTGCCGGCGGCGATCACGACCACGACGCCCTGGCGCCAGAGTCGCTTGAGTTCGCGGCACAGGGGCGTATGTCCGCAGCCGTAGACCGACGGGTCGAAGTAGCCGCCGAGGCTGAGGTTGACGCCGTGGATCACGGGGTTGCCGGCGGCTTCGTTGATCTCTGCGATCTTGTCGAGCGCCTTGATGATCCAGGAGTCGCGGCCGTTTCCAGCCTCGTCCAGCACCTTGAAGCCGATCAGCTTGGCCTCGGGTGCCAGGCCAGCGAATACCCTCGGCTCGTCGTCCGGCGCTTCGGCAACCTCGAGTTGGCCGGCGATGATGCCGGCGACGTGGGTGCCGTGGCCCTGCGGATCCAGCGCCCTAAGGTCCTTGCCGGTGAGGGCCAGCTCGGTGGGTTCGCCGCGGCCTGTGCAGTCCCAGACCGCCTTGACCGTGTCGTGGGTCTGGAAGTGCGGGTGGTCGGCGCGGATGCCGGTGTCCAGGACCGCCCAGGTGATCCCCTGGCCGCGCGCCGAGTAGGCGGCATTGGCGACGTTGGCCTGGACCATCGCGGAGGAGACGTTGATGAGGGCGTGCTTCTGGGCATCCTTCCAGACGCGCCGGATGCTGAGCTCGGCGAACTCGGTGCGCAGCGTCTCCACCTCCGATCGGGTGAGCTGCGCCGACAGCCAGTAGCGCATCGTCTCCACGCAGGGTTCCCGTGCATCGGGGTCCGGCCGGGTCTGGACGAGGTCGCGGATGCGCCGGTCCAGTGCCGCTCGCATTTCGCCGATTTCGGCTGGGCTGGCGAAGCGCTTGATGCCCAACTCGATGAGCACCGGATGGGTGGCGGTGCGGGGGCGGCCCTTCATCTCCCTGTCCAGGTCGGACATGATGGTCTGCGGGCCCACCGGCTGCACGAATCCGGGGCCGGTGGCCTCGGTCACGGCCTGGCGCACTTCAGCGACCTGAAGGTAGCCCGTGGCGGCGTGCTTGTCGTCCTTCAGTTCCTGGTTGGGCGAAGAGATGATGACGTTCTGGAAGCGCGGGGTCTTCTGGATGTCGTTGGTGAGGTCGAGGTCGGCGCACACGATGTCTCCGCGGTTGGCCACGTTCAGCCAACGGGACACGCAGGGTGGGAAGGGCAGCCGCTTGCTGCCAGTCCACTTCCTGAATCGCGCACGCGCCGTGTTCAGTCCGAGCGGTGAACCGATCGTCAGGAACAGGTCGACGGGGTAGGTGGATGGATCCAACTCGCGCAGCACGTCGTAGGCGATCATCGAGCCCTGGCTGTGGCCGATCACCACGAACGGCGCACCGCCAGGCTTGAGCACGTCCATCAGCGATTCGCGCATCCGCGTGCGAGCGTCCTGATCGAAGAAGAAGTCGTGGGTGTCGCGGATGAAGGCACGGGTGAACAGCCAGGACAGACTGTTCCAGAACGCGGATGACACGCCCTTGGCGCCGAACGAGCCTGGCGCCGCCTGCTCCTCCAGGTTGTCGCGCATTTCCCGGAGGAAGTCGCGCTCTTCCTTGCTGGTGGAGAGGTGCTCGATCAGGCGTTCATGGTGGGGGTCCCAATCAGCCTCCAGGGCGCCGAACTGGCGCACCGCACTGGCCGACACGGAGCTGTCGCCATCGTCGCACTCGGCCTCCACCGGCGAGCCATGCCGTGCATGGTTGACCCAATAGGCCATCCGGGTGCGATCTCCCATCAGGTGCCCGAACAGTGCCCGATCCCACTGGCAGGTGAGTACCGCCTCGGCCGGCTTGGGGCCGATGCCGTGCACGTAGATCACTGTGCGAGCCAGTGTCTCGTTGTCTCCCGGGTCGGCGCCGGTCGTGGCCTCGGTGCTTCGGGTGCGCTTGACTGCCGGCCTGCTGCTCCGTTTTGCCGGAGTGCTGGAGTGCTTGCTGGATCGCGTGGCCATGCGTGTTCCTCCCGGACCTGGGCAGCGATGTGGCCAGGAGACGGGGGTGCTCCGGGCCTTGTTTGGCAGTTCAGGAGCGGGATGTGTGATGGATGTCTCACCTGGGTTGGCGGTACTGCTGTCATTTCCCAGTCCCGAACACAGATTGCCCCGCGGTCTGGGAAACATGGGCGTCTTCCATCCCGACACCTTTGTGTCGCCACCCTCAGCTGCGTCGACGGGGGCGCGGGGCCCTGCAAGCTGCGTAGAATCTCCGCATGCCAACGCTACTCCCCCTGCTTGTCGGCCTCTTGTTTGCCTCGTCGTTGGCGACGGCCAACGAGCCCTGCGAGCACCTCCTCACCGAAGCCGACACCATCGTCGCCCAGCGCGACCGCGACGCCCTGGCCGGCGTGGCTCGGGGCGAGGCGCTGCTGGCGGAGCTGCCGGACGGGCAGGGCGGCTGTCCGGTGGCGGCGGCGATGGTGCAGGCGGCAGTCGGCAGCAACCTGCACATCCTGGGCCGCAACGCCGAGGCGCTGGCGCGGTTCCGCGCGGCGCTGGACCTGCTGGCCGGCACGGATGCCGGTGCGGCGCAGTGGGCGACGGTGCACCGCGGTGCCGGCTTGGCCCTGGCCGACAGCGAGGACTACACAGGCGCCCTGGATGCCTATCTGGCCTCGCTGGACCACAGCCAGCGTGCCGACGATGCGCTTGAGGCGGCCAAGACCGCCGGCAACATCGGCAACCTGTACAACAATCTTGGCGAACTGGACGCCTCGCAGCGCTACCACGAGCAGGCGCTGGACGGGTTCCGGGAGGCGGAGCATCTGCCGGGCATCGCCGGCTCGCTGATCAACCTGGGCTCGGTGGCGGCCAAGCGGGCGCTGGCTGCCGAGCGCGCCGGGGACGAGGAGGGTGCGCGTGCGGAGAACCGGCGTCTGCGCGATCTCAACGACGAGGCGCTGACGCTGTTCACCCAGCTCGGCAATGAGCGCGGCATCGCCTATGCGGCCAGCAATGTCGGTCTGGCGCTTGATCGGCTGGGCGATCCAGCGGCGGCGCTGCCCTTCCATGAGCGCGCCCTGGCGATCCGCGCCGCGGTGGGCGATCTGCATGGCGAGATCTACTCGCGGGTCACCCTGGCTGGTTCGGCGCTGACCATGAGGCAGCCGGCCCGGGCGGCCGCCCACCTGGATGCGGCCGAGGCTTTGCTGCCGGACAACGCCACCGAGGTCGGGCTGCGGCTGGAGATCGTGCGCAAGCGGGTCGCCGTGGCCGAGGCCCGCGGCGACTTCCGGGAGGCGCTGGCGCAGCAGCGGGAGGTGACCCGGCTGCAGGACGCGCAGGCTGCCCAGGGCCACGCCGAGCGGGTCGCCGAGATCCAGGCGCGCTTCGATACCGACAGCCAGGCCCGCGAGATCGAGCTGCTGCGCAGCGCCGGCGAGATCCAGGCCCTGCAGCTGCAGCGCCAGCGTCTGGTGCTGGGCGTGGTTGCCCTGGCTGGACTGCTGCTGGCGCTGCTGGCGGCGGTCACCTACAGGCGCTTGACGGTGGGCCGCCGCGTCGCCCGCGAGCTGGAGCGGGCCGCCGGCACCGATGCCGTGACCGGCCTGGCCAACCGGCGCGCCATGCTGGAGCGCCTGCAGGAGGCCCTTGCGCATTCGCGCGAGACCGGCCAGCCGCTCACCCTGGTGATGGCCGATGTCGACCACTTCAAGGCCATCAACGACCGCCACGGCCACGATGCCGGCGACGCCGTCCTGGTCGCCATCGGCGAGCGGCTCGCCGCGACCCTGCGCAGCCAGGACACCCTGGCGCGCTGGGGCGGCGAGGAATTCCTGCTGCTGCTGCCGGCCACCGGCCTCACCGCCGGCCACGCCATCGCCGAGCGCCTGCGCAAGGCGATCTCGGCCACCCCGTTCACGGTGGCCGGTGAGGCGGTCATGCTCACCATCACCCAGGGCGTCGCCACCGCGCGCCCGGGCATGAGCGCCCAGTCCCTGATCAAGGCGGCCGACCAGGCCCTGTACGCCGGCAAGCGCCGCGGCCGGGACCAGGTGGTCGCCGTATCAACAGGCTGATGCAGGGCGCGGGCCCTGCGCTCAATGGATCAGGTCAAGGCCGACTCGCTTCGTTCCCTTGCGGCAGGTGCGGCTGCGCAGCTTGATCGCCATGCCCGACCCGCTGGGACCCGTCGGGACGCCTGAACCCGAAAACCGTACAGCCCGGCAAGCAGCAACAGCAGGCCCATGAGCGCGAGTGCGGCCGGACGCATCACGGGCACGGGAACGGCGGCCGGTTGCGTGCCGCGCACCTCGCCCTCCGGGGTTGCACTCGCATTACGGCAGGGCAGGGTGTTCGCGGAACCTGGATGACCGATCGGGCGGCATGCCGGATCCTCGTCGCCCGAGGCATGGGCTGGCGATCCGGACATCGGATGGTCGGCATGCGGATCGCCCGCGCCGGGCGCCACACCCGTATCCCAGGGGTCGCCCACGGCACCGTCGAGCATGCCCGCACCACCCGGGTCGACCGCAGTACCCCCATCCACCCCCGCCTGCACCTCGAAGCCATTGGCGTAGATGCGATCGAAGATCTTGAAGACCGAGGTGCCTTCGATGCTGAGGTTGTCGAAGCGGTTGTTGCCGTCGAGGTTGCTGGCGCCGTCGCCGGTGAACAGGATCCTGAACACCAGGTCGGGGTTGTCGTTCACCGCATCGAACGCGGACAGGTGGAAGGTCCGGGCCAGGTAGCCGGTCTCGTCCAGCATGGACACGGCGTAGGCCTCGCCCACGTCCATCCAGGTCAGGCCGGCGTCGCTGGAGAACTGGAACGCCTGTTCCGAGGCGCCATTGCTGGTGCGGGTCGTGGCGAAGGACACGACCAGGTCCTGATAGCCGGTGGAGGGGGCCTGGACGCGCAGCATGTGCGCGTGCGAGGGATTGCGCACGCGCAGCACGTGCCCGTCATCCGGCGGCTGGTCCAGGCGCAGGTTGAAGTTGCTGACCGGGTTGGCGCTGTTGTGGCTGCGCCGGTCCATGATGCCGTTGGGGGTGGCGGACGCGATGCCGGGATAGGTGATCAGGCCGCTGGCGACCGCCGAGAAGTCGGAGGGCACCAGTTCCAGGTCGCCGGCCGCGAGGTCGTTGAAGTGCCAGTAGTGGATCAGGGCGCCGTTGTCGGTCAGTGCATACCGGGCGGTGTAGTGCAGGGCGGCGGCGGGCATGGCGAAGCTCCACTGCGCCTGCGTCGACGCCACCTGGCCGGTGGTGTCGATCCAGCCTTCGAAGACGAAGCCGTCGGCCGGGCTTGCCGTGAGCGTGACGGGGTCGCCCTCGAAGTACATGCCGCCGCCGTCAACCGTGCCGGCGCCCTGGACGTTCTGGCCCAGGACCAGGGCGAAGCTGCGGCGCAGCACGCTGAAGGGCGCGCTGGTGGCCGGGGCCAGGCCGCTGGCGGTGGCGCCCAGGCGGACGTCCTGGTCGACCTGGCTGTAGACGATGCCGTCGATCACCACGGTGTGGCTGCCGGCGGGCAGGATGCCGGCCAGGGTGCCGGACAGCGTCCCGGCGCCGGCGACCAGCGCCAGGCTCACCTCGGTGTCCTGCGTGACAGGCGCCGGGTTGCCCAGGTCGTCCAGCGCCTGGACCGTGGCGAAGAAGGGCTCGCCGACATGGACCGGGCTGTCGCCGTTGATCGCACCGAAGCCGAGGCGGGTGGCGGGTGCGCCATCGATCCGGACGCCGTTGAGACTGACGTTGTCGATGCGGTTGTTGCCGCTGGTGCCCGTGGTGTTGCCGTCGAACGCGATCCTGACCTTGAAGTCGGGGTTGTCGCTGGCGCCGGCGATCGCCGCGAAATCCAGGTTCACCAGGTAGTAGGTCTCTGCGCTGTCCAGCGGGAACTCGACGGGGTCCAGGCCGCTCTGGATGAAATTGACGCCGTCGATGCTGTAGGACAGCAGGTTGCGCAGCATGCCGTTGTTGGTGCGCTCCACGGCGTAGCTGAAGTTGATCTGGCCATAGCCGGTGGTGGGCAGGTCGAACACCAGGCTGCGGCCTGCCGAGGGGTTGCGCACCCGTGCGCTGCGTCCTGGCGGCTGGCCCAGGTGCAGGTTGAGCTCCGAGCCCTCGTTGTAGGCATCGATGTCGCGCGGTCCGCTGCCGGTATAGGTCATCAGCGGGGGGGCGCCCGCGATCAGGCTATGGTCGGCGGCGATGCTGGTCACGTCGTTGGGGGTGACCAGGTCGTTGAAGTGCCAGTAGTGGATCAGCTCGCCGCCCGATACCGGGGGCGTGAAGTGGGCGGTCACCGAACTGGCCTGGCTGATCAGCACCTCGATCTGCGGGTCGGTGAGCACCGGCAGGACCGCCACGCCGTCGATTTCCCAGTGGCTGAAGGTGTGGCCGGGGGCGGGCTCGGCCAGCGCCCGGGTGGTGATGTTGCCGAACAGCCGGGCCTGGAACGGATAGTCGGGCAGCCATTCGGAGTTCATCCGGATCCGGCCGCCGTCCGCGGGCACCACATCGAACTGCGTGGCGAAGGGCCCGGTCACGCCGTAGCAACTGGCCAGCCCGGTGTTCATCAGGTAGGTGTAGCGGTTGTTGACGAAGTTCCTGACTGCCGCGACGTTGTTCTGCCAGGTCGTCAGGTTGCCGCCCCAGCGCGCGATCTGCCTGGGCATCTCCGGCGCGATGGTGTCGATCATGCCGTCCAGGACGGCGACGGCGTTGGTGGCGGAGAAGTGCGTGTTGAGCAGGTCGATGTAGCGGGTCACATAGCGCCGGCGGACCTCGGGGTTCTGCTGGATCAGCTTGCTCAGGATCTGTGTATGGCCATTGCCGACCGGAAGCGCCTCGGCCTGGCACGGCGGCGCCGTGTGCGTGGGGTTGGGCAGGTTGGTGTAGTTGTGAAAGTGGCCCAGGGCCGCCTCCAGGTCCCACAGGATGTAGCGCCACTGCTGGGCCGAGCCCGCGGGGTTCAGGCCGCGCCACCAGCCGGTGTTGTAGTTCAGCCAGTCGCGCGAGACCACCCAGGAGTTGATCACGAAGTAGTCGATCAGGCTGTCGATGTTGAGCTGGCCTTGCACATAGGCGTAGTGCTGCGGGTCGCCCATGTTGTTGTTCTGGACGTACTGCCGCAGGCTGGCCCAGTCGTTCAGCGCCGGCTGGTTGCCGAAGTGGGCGGTGGTGCCCTGCCAGGTCTTCAGGAATTGCAGGTGGACGTCGCTTTCGCGGTAGGTGTAGTCCTGCCCGTAGTAGTAGTCCGTGTAGTTGTTGTCGTCGACCCGCTCCCTCAGGTCGTAGACCCCCCAGTACTGCCCGTTGACGAACAGCAGCACGTGGCTCGAGCTGCGCTCGTCCAGGTCCAGCCCGGCAAGCTGCGACAGGTGCTGGATGTAGGAATCGCGGATGTGCGCGC
This window encodes:
- a CDS encoding S8 family serine peptidase; translation: MATRSSKHSSTPAKRSSRPAVKRTRSTEATTGADPGDNETLARTVIYVHGIGPKPAEAVLTCQWDRALFGHLMGDRTRMAYWVNHARHGSPVEAECDDGDSSVSASAVRQFGALEADWDPHHERLIEHLSTSKEERDFLREMRDNLEEQAAPGSFGAKGVSSAFWNSLSWLFTRAFIRDTHDFFFDQDARTRMRESLMDVLKPGGAPFVVIGHSQGSMIAYDVLRELDPSTYPVDLFLTIGSPLGLNTARARFRKWTGSKRLPFPPCVSRWLNVANRGDIVCADLDLTNDIQKTPRFQNVIISSPNQELKDDKHAATGYLQVAEVRQAVTEATGPGFVQPVGPQTIMSDLDREMKGRPRTATHPVLIELGIKRFASPAEIGEMRAALDRRIRDLVQTRPDPDAREPCVETMRYWLSAQLTRSEVETLRTEFAELSIRRVWKDAQKHALINVSSAMVQANVANAAYSARGQGITWAVLDTGIRADHPHFQTHDTVKAVWDCTGRGEPTELALTGKDLRALDPQGHGTHVAGIIAGQLEVAEAPDDEPRVFAGLAPEAKLIGFKVLDEAGNGRDSWIIKALDKIAEINEAAGNPVIHGVNLSLGGYFDPSVYGCGHTPLCRELKRLWRQGVVVVIAAGNEGYTVLRTSGGSSWPSNMDISIGDPANLEEAIAVGSVHRKNPHTYGVSYFSSRGPTADGRNKPDLVAPGEKILSARHHWPASGPTQKHAEDLYVEMSGTSMAAPHVSGLLAAFLSARPEFKGEPDLTKNVLLRACTSLGREANVQGSGIPNLVAMLATS
- a CDS encoding diguanylate cyclase; amino-acid sequence: MPTLLPLLVGLLFASSLATANEPCEHLLTEADTIVAQRDRDALAGVARGEALLAELPDGQGGCPVAAAMVQAAVGSNLHILGRNAEALARFRAALDLLAGTDAGAAQWATVHRGAGLALADSEDYTGALDAYLASLDHSQRADDALEAAKTAGNIGNLYNNLGELDASQRYHEQALDGFREAEHLPGIAGSLINLGSVAAKRALAAERAGDEEGARAENRRLRDLNDEALTLFTQLGNERGIAYAASNVGLALDRLGDPAAALPFHERALAIRAAVGDLHGEIYSRVTLAGSALTMRQPARAAAHLDAAEALLPDNATEVGLRLEIVRKRVAVAEARGDFREALAQQREVTRLQDAQAAQGHAERVAEIQARFDTDSQAREIELLRSAGEIQALQLQRQRLVLGVVALAGLLLALLAAVTYRRLTVGRRVARELERAAGTDAVTGLANRRAMLERLQEALAHSRETGQPLTLVMADVDHFKAINDRHGHDAGDAVLVAIGERLAATLRSQDTLARWGGEEFLLLLPATGLTAGHAIAERLRKAISATPFTVAGEAVMLTITQGVATARPGMSAQSLIKAADQALYAGKRRGRDQVVAVSTG
- a CDS encoding CotH kinase family protein encodes the protein MKLISLGLIASAVLSFSHHALALGPEAASATSHRAQAASGQALSGDRPYRRALHELVHERTAHSRTLQNDDRTRTVVMSSVPLHYQDEHGNWLGIDQQLTDLGNRLVFPSHGPGLVYDKHDGSIELAGADGQAVTQSGRSRLLQVGPSSQVIARFERAQRPAQRLDGNTLTYEDGFSGIDIERQFQHGGLTNTYVLRNANLLSATIDQLVFEEDLALPAGYSLRHAPGTAESGNGIQVLDAQGQLAFIIEPPLATDAQPVEAKTRHLYAPHQAGLSFQDNGDSNYTVRVALAADWLQRAGRTLPVTVRSTITVVSNAVIASCHTPAFQQSTLVVDVPEGDTILWTDIEYDFVSINQAWRSEQRSFVSGPAGQTPVFSGTGDTTGTQTYALPLSEIGNGVSTGTVPYVFHSARTWGGSGCNSSFSFLNRRQLSVTYGTVEFGDGPVSINEYSASNRTFLDGFGRTEDWIELRNADPERFFDLSGYHLSNDASAPTKWRISNGIIPPGGHVIVFASERDLSSGMVQHASFDLTQLRPDQIVLADPDGVILESHTMHVTQVNHSYGRIHDGADQWGVFTSPSPGNANANARVTYASRPTLSVAAGAYQGSVTLAMASAGNNEQIRYTTNGATPTASSSLYTAPIMLNQTAVVRARAFSTDADILPSFIETRTYLIDETFTLPVFSFSGDQDLLSLFGGNQNLEPLGHFEYFEADGQFVDGNFGDFNKHGNDSWSYPQRGVDFVSRDDYGYKRRLEHRFFETSDRTRFRRLMVKAAANDNYPFQNGGAHIRDSYIQHLSQLAGLDLDERSSSHVLLFVNGQYWGVYDLRERVDDNNYTDYYYGQDYTYRESDVHLQFLKTWQGTTAHFGNQPALNDWASLRQYVQNNNMGDPQHYAYVQGQLNIDSLIDYFVINSWVVSRDWLNYNTGWWRGLNPAGSAQQWRYILWDLEAALGHFHNYTNLPNPTHTAPPCQAEALPVGNGHTQILSKLIQQNPEVRRRYVTRYIDLLNTHFSATNAVAVLDGMIDTIAPEMPRQIARWGGNLTTWQNNVAAVRNFVNNRYTYLMNTGLASCYGVTGPFATQFDVVPADGGRIRMNSEWLPDYPFQARLFGNITTRALAEPAPGHTFSHWEIDGVAVLPVLTDPQIEVLISQASSVTAHFTPPVSGGELIHYWHFNDLVTPNDVTSIAADHSLIAGAPPLMTYTGSGPRDIDAYNEGSELNLHLGQPPGRSARVRNPSAGRSLVFDLPTTGYGQINFSYAVERTNNGMLRNLLSYSIDGVNFIQSGLDPVEFPLDSAETYYLVNLDFAAIAGASDNPDFKVRIAFDGNTTGTSGNNRIDNVSLNGVRIDGAPATRLGFGAINGDSPVHVGEPFFATVQALDDLGNPAPVTQDTEVSLALVAGAGTLSGTLAGILPAGSHTVVIDGIVYSQVDQDVRLGATASGLAPATSAPFSVLRRSFALVLGQNVQGAGTVDGGGMYFEGDPVTLTASPADGFVFEGWIDTTGQVASTQAQWSFAMPAAALHYTARYALTDNGALIHYWHFNDLAAGDLELVPSDFSAVASGLITYPGIASATPNGIMDRRSHNSANPVSNFNLRLDQPPDDGHVLRVRNPSHAHMLRVQAPSTGYQDLVVSFATTRTSNGASEQAFQFSSDAGLTWMDVGEAYAVSMLDETGYLARTFHLSAFDAVNDNPDLVFRILFTGDGASNLDGNNRFDNLSIEGTSVFKIFDRIYANGFEVQAGVDGGTAVDPGGAGMLDGAVGDPWDTGVAPGAGDPHADHPMSGSPAHASGDEDPACRPIGHPGSANTLPCRNASATPEGEVRGTQPAAVPVPVMRPAALALMGLLLLLAGLYGFRVQASRRVPAGRAWRSSCAAAPAARERSESALT